The Polaromonas sp. SP1 DNA window CACCGGCGTGAACGCGCGGGCTTCATCCACGTGAGCCAGGTGCGCACCGTCTCGCTGCAGCCGGAAGATGCGCCGCAGTTGTTGTCGGTGGTGCGCTTTCTGCGCGAAAGCCCGGGCGATGAGTCCCTGGGCATTGCCTACACGGCCGCCTACCTGAAGGCCGCGCCGGCAGACGCCATCGGTGTGGAAGCGTTTGACGCGCTGGGCACCATGGCCGAACGACTGGCGCGCCGCGCATCGATGAAACACAACAAGGCCACCAGCGACGTGATTTCCGCGCACATGGAAGTGGCGTCTTTTTACGGCGTGACCTTCAAGGGCTATGAGCAGGGCGGCAGCATGCAGCTTTGCTACAACGGCGAAGCCTTTCGCCGCGTGCTGGCCTTGCCCGCAGAGGCGGAGCAGCGCGCCCGCGCCGCCCTGGCCGCGACCCGGCCCGACTGCATGAGCCCCGATCTGCACCCGCAAGCGCGTATGGCGCACGACCTGTGGCGCGCCGAGATGCTGGACAAAGTCAGCGCCGCGCAGTTCGCTCAGCTGTCTGAGGTCAGCAAGAACCGCCTGCGCCTGCGCCGCGCGGGGGTGTATGCCAGCCTGGCGTTTGAACAGGCGCGCCGGGCCGAAGCCCCCATGGCGGCCGCCCAGCGCGCGCTGGCGGAACTCGCTGCCGTGAACAAAGCCGAGCTGACGGATAGCGACCGGCAGGATTACAACGACGCGGCCATTCGGGTCGGTGCCTCGCGCTGGGCTGCGGAAACGGCGCTGCCGCGTTTCGCCAAATTGACCGTGGCCACCGAGGCCGGCCAGGCCGGTGAAACCTGCGTGGCGCTGTACGAAAACAAGGCCGACGGCAAACCCGGCAAGGATGCCGTGGCAAAACGCTGCACCTACGGCATCGTGTGGGCCGCTTCCGCCAGCGCCCACCCTGACGGCCATGCGCTGGCGCTGGCCGTGCAACCGCTGGACGCATGGCGCGAGTTGTGGGTGTTTCGCAAGAGCGCCGGGCAGTGGACGGTTGAAGTCTTGCCGCCTGCCAGCAACGGCCCCGAGCTGGGTTACGTGGAATTTGCCGGCTGGGTGCGCGGCGCGCCGCAGATACTGCTGGCCCGCGAGACCCGCATTGCCGGGCGCCTGCGCCGCAGCTTTGAAGTGGCGCGCATGGATACGCTGACGACCGAGAAACAGGCGGGAGACGCCAGCGCGCTGGCCGCCTTTAACCGCTGGCAGGACGCCGGGTGGAAGCGCCAGACCGTGATCCTGCGCTAGGGGCCGCTTCTAGAAAGCCGTTTTATCGCTCAGCGTATCGGCGGGTAACTGATCGATCTGCACCAGCAATTGCGCCAGGCTGCGCCCTGCGGCATCCAGCAGGGCGCGGCCTTTGTCCGCTGTGGCGGCCGCGGCATTGCCCACAGCGCCCTGCGGGTTGTAGTCCTGCATCTGCCAGGCCAGCTTGGCGCTGCGGCCGTCGCCGAGGATGCTGAATCTGGCGGCGCGGTCTTGCGAGGTGGAGTGAAAGTTCTGTGCTTTGGCCATGTCGACCTGCTCCGGCTTGAGCGCCAGCATCATCGAGGTCTCGATCTCGCCGGCATGGATGCCGAAGCGATGCTCTTCAGCACTGAATAAATCGTTGACTGATTTGCCGTCCTCACCGGTGAGCGGCAGGTTGAACCAGTTCACGCTGTAAACCAGCATGCCCAGCCGCGCACGCAGGTCGCGCGCCACCACATCCAGCAGGCCGACCTGGCCCCCGTGCGAATTGAGCAGCACCAGTTTCTTCACGCCCGTCTGCGCCACGGATTCAGCGACCTCGGTCCAGAGCCGGATCACCGTCTCGGCTTTCAGTGTGAGCGTGCCGGCAAAGCGGGTGTGTTCGGGGCTGAAGCCCACCGACTGCGTCGGCAAAAACAGCACCGGCTGCGCGGCCGGCAAATGCGGCAAGGCCGCCTCGACCACACCGTCCACCAGCGTCGCGTCCACATTCAGCGGCAGGTGCGGGCCGTGCTGCTCGACCGCGGCCACCGGCAGCACCGCGATGCAGCGGGCCAGGTCCAGCTGGGCGAAGTCCGGGGATTTGAGGGTCGACCAGTGGCGGGGTGGGAGTGGCGTCATGGCCGTATTTTGAGCTATTTGCCCGTGGCGCCTGTTTGACGGAAGCCCCCGGCTGGCGGAAGGCCGCAAGGCAGCGGGTGCTGAAACAAGAACGGCCTTAATGCATGGAGGCCTTTTGCTATCAATTCAGGAGCACGCGCACATGTTGCGGGGTGTTTACGTGAAAGAACACGAACACCGGCGCCACGCCAGCGGCCAAGCTGCTGGCCACGCTGCCGGTGCCGCCCGGCACCACATTGGTTCAGGCCAGTGCCGAGCCCACCCAGGCCATGGCCTCTACCGACGGCACCACATTCGCGCCCATGCCGCTGACCCGCGTGGTCAAGCAGGCCGATGGCAGCACGCGCAAGGAGCCGGTGCCGCTGGCCGAATACCGCGCACTGCGCTGGGACATAGGCGCCCTGCCTTCCGGCGCCAGCACCGTGGTCAGCCTGCGTGTGCGCATTGATACCCCTGTGGTGGCGTTCGCTGCCAAGCCTTGAAGTTGCCACGCCGGCAATAGCCTTCCGCGCCAGGATAGACCCGTAGGCCTGCCCGGATGCGCCTGAGCCTGAGCGGCAAGCATCCCTTTTGCTATTAATTTAATAGCTTAAAGCCAAGGCAATGATTGGGCTGGAGGCCAAAAATGCTTAAAAATCCTCTACAGCATTTCGTCCGGCGCAAACGGCCCGATCAGCTTGAGCATCAGCTTCAGGCCCCAACTCGCATCCGGTTCCACCTGGGTGTCCTTCAGTTGCGACCCCTGCGGCGCCCGCCAGACCAGCTGGCCGTCCTGCAGCTCCACCCGGTAGGCCCCGCTGGCCAGCGTCGGCTCGATCAGCCGCGTGGCTTCGGCCGAGATGGCGCGGTTGCGGATCACGATGGCGACCTCGCTGTTTTGCAGCTGAGAGCGCAAATCCAGGTTCATCGATCCGACCACCAGCAGGCGGTCGTCCATCACCACCACCTTGGAGTGCAGGCTGGCGCGCGAACCGCCTTTGGAGCCGCCGGTAGACCCGCCGGCCAGCGCGGCCGAGCCGAAGCTGCTGAACGAGCCCTCCTGCTCGGCACGCATTTCATAAATCTCGATGCCCATCTCCAGCAAGGCCTTGCGGTAGCGGGCGTAGCCCACATGCGCAGCCGGCGCGTCGTTGGAAGCCAGCGAGTTGGTGAGCACACGCACACGAACGCCGCGTTGCCGCAGCTCGGCAAAACCTTTCATCATGCGTTCGCCGGGCACAAAGTAGGGCGAGACGATGAGCAAATTGCCTTTGGCCTGCGCCATCAGCTGCAGCAGGCCGTCCACGGCCGTGTCCTGTGATTCTTCGGTCGAGTCGGCGTCGGCCGCGATCTTGGAGGGCTTGTCGACCAGCAGCACCGAAGGGGCCCAGGTCCAGGTCAAAAGCCGCAGGTCGGCCGAGTCGGGCAGCGGTGCAATGGTGGTGGTCACGCCGGTGGGCGACGTGACGGTGCGTGTGGTGGTCGTGCTGTTGATACCGTCGTTGGCGTCGGCATTCGACTTGGCGATGGCGGCCTGCGTCGCGGCGGCCAGCGCTCCCGGGTCTTCTTGCGGCTTGGCCGGCACGGCGCCGGGCGGAGGGCGCTTGAGCGCATCGATCTCTTCGGCCGTCATCAGCGACTGCACCGGGTAGGCCAGCGGGTTGTTCCAGTACTGGTCGAAGCTGCGTGACAGGTCGCGTGCGATGCGGCCGGCCGCCAGCACGTCGATGTCGACAAAGTTGGTGCCTTCGCTCTGGCCGAAGTAGGTCTCGCCCAGGTTGCGCCCGCCGGTGATGGCCACCGCGTTGTCGGCCACAAAGATCTTGTTGTGCATGCGCCGCTGCAGGCGGTCGGCGTCCTTCAGGTTGCCCAGGATGCGAAACACCAGCGAGCCCCGCCCGCCCGGGATCGGATTGAAGAGGCGCAGTTCAAAATTTTTCTCAAAGGCCAGCTTGAGCACCTGCGCGTTTTTGCCCGAGGTGTTGAAGTCGTCCAGCAGGATGCGGATGCGCACGCCGCGGCCGGCGGCTTCGCGCAGGGCGTCGAACATGCGTTCGGTGGTTTCGTCGGCAAAGATGGCGTAGTACTGGATGTCCAGCGTCTTCTGCGCCGCCTTGATCAGCGTCATGCGGCTGGTGAAAGCCAGCTCGGCATCGCCCACCAGCGCAAAACCCGAGTCGTTGCGGGTGCCGGCCGTGGCGGCGCGGGCGGCGACCAGCGCTCCCAGCCGGGTTTCGGCCGGGTTGGCCAGCGCGGTGGATACCGGCCTGTCGACCTCGCTGGGCAGCGAAGCGCAGCCGGTGAGCCACAAGGCGGTGAACGCCAGGGCGAGCGCCGGCAGCACGCGGCGCAGCGCCGGAAGGAAGGAATGGTTGCCGTGAAAGGCGCTAATGGTGGTCGGCATGGTGCGGACCACTGTAGCGTAAGGAGATGTATTTGATGCCGGGGCCGCCTGCGGCGCCGCCGACACTTTTTGTAGGAGCCCGGCTTGAGTGCACAAACCGGGCGTGTCTGACGGCAGTGGGCGCTTACGCCGACAACGTTTCCCAGCGTTGCAGCGCCTCCATCAGCTCTTCCTCGATCTTGGTGTTGCGCGCGTTCAGCTCGGCCGCCCGTTTGGCATTGGTGCTGTAGAGCGTGCCGTCGTACAGCTCCTGCTCAATCGCTTTTTGCTGCGACTCGAGTTGCTGGATCAGCGCCGGCAGGCCGTCCAGCTCACGCTGTTCCTTGTAGCTCAGCTTCTTTTTTGATAGCGCCTCACCCACGTCCTTATTGGGCTGGGGCGTGTTTTTGCTTGAGGATTTGGGACTGGAAGGCGAGGCGGGCGTTTTCCCCGCGCCGGTGATCTGCGCCGCGCGTTTGGACTGGGTGATCCAGTCCGTCACGCCGCCTTCGTACTCGCGCCAGAAGCCCGGATTCTCGGGCGTGCCTTCATAGGCGATGGTGCTGGTGACCACGTTGTCCAGGAAGCGCCTGTCGTGGCTGACCAAAAATACCGTGCCTTCGTAGTTTTGCAGCAGGTCTTCCAGCAGCTCCAGCGTGTCGATGTCCAGGTCGTTGGTCGGCTCGTCCAGCACCAGCACATTGGCCGGCCGCGCAAACAGGCGCGCCAGCAGCAGGCGGTTGCGCTCACCGCCCGAGAGGGTGCGCACCGGCGAATTGGCGCGCGCCGGCGAAAAGAGGAAGTCGGTGAGGTAGCTCTTGACGTGTTTTTTGGCACCGTTGATCTCCACCCATTCGCTGCCGGGGCTGATGAAGTCTTCCAGCGTCGCGTCAAGGTCCAGGCTGTCGCGCATCTGGTCGAAGTAGGCCACCTGCAGGTTGGCGCCCTGGCGGATCTTGCCGGGCGGCGTGGTCACGTCGGGTTGCAGCTCGCCCAGGATGAGCTTGAGCAGCGTGGTCTTGCCGGCGCCGTTGGGGCCCAGCAAGCCGACCTTGTCGCCACGCAGCAAAGTGCCGGTGAATTTGTTGACGATGAGCTTTTCGCTGCCGGGGTGGCCGAAGCTTTTGCTCACATCGGTCAACTCGGCAACGATCTTGCCGCTTTTCTCGCCGCTGGAGACATCCAGGTTGACGCGGCCGACCGCGTCACGCCGTGAGGCTCGGCTTTCGCGCAGAACCTCGAGACGCCCGATGCGCGCCACGCTGCGGGTGCGGCGCGCTTCCACGCCCTTGCGGATCCAGATTTCCTCTTGCGCCAGCAGCTTGTCGGCCTTGGCGTTGATGACGGCT harbors:
- a CDS encoding ATP-binding cassette domain-containing protein — protein: MALITLLDAQLAFGHVALLDHADFSLESNQRIGLIGRNGTGKSSLLKILAGLEKPDDGTLQLQQNLRIAYVPQEPSLDPHATVFIAASAGLARTRHVVEQYLAADENTDLDALQSEIEALDGWTWEQRVEETLHRLHLDKDAIVGSLSGGTKKRVALAQALVAKPDVLLLDEPTNHLDLDSIAWLEELLVNFNGSIITITHDRAFLDQVATVIVELDRGKLNSYPGNFAQYLVQKEEQMAQEAVINAKADKLLAQEEIWIRKGVEARRTRSVARIGRLEVLRESRASRRDAVGRVNLDVSSGEKSGKIVAELTDVSKSFGHPGSEKLIVNKFTGTLLRGDKVGLLGPNGAGKTTLLKLILGELQPDVTTPPGKIRQGANLQVAYFDQMRDSLDLDATLEDFISPGSEWVEINGAKKHVKSYLTDFLFSPARANSPVRTLSGGERNRLLLARLFARPANVLVLDEPTNDLDIDTLELLEDLLQNYEGTVFLVSHDRRFLDNVVTSTIAYEGTPENPGFWREYEGGVTDWITQSKRAAQITGAGKTPASPSSPKSSSKNTPQPNKDVGEALSKKKLSYKEQRELDGLPALIQQLESQQKAIEQELYDGTLYSTNAKRAAELNARNTKIEEELMEALQRWETLSA
- a CDS encoding phospholipase D family protein, translated to MPTTISAFHGNHSFLPALRRVLPALALAFTALWLTGCASLPSEVDRPVSTALANPAETRLGALVAARAATAGTRNDSGFALVGDAELAFTSRMTLIKAAQKTLDIQYYAIFADETTERMFDALREAAGRGVRIRILLDDFNTSGKNAQVLKLAFEKNFELRLFNPIPGGRGSLVFRILGNLKDADRLQRRMHNKIFVADNAVAITGGRNLGETYFGQSEGTNFVDIDVLAAGRIARDLSRSFDQYWNNPLAYPVQSLMTAEEIDALKRPPPGAVPAKPQEDPGALAAATQAAIAKSNADANDGINSTTTTRTVTSPTGVTTTIAPLPDSADLRLLTWTWAPSVLLVDKPSKIAADADSTEESQDTAVDGLLQLMAQAKGNLLIVSPYFVPGERMMKGFAELRQRGVRVRVLTNSLASNDAPAAHVGYARYRKALLEMGIEIYEMRAEQEGSFSSFGSAALAGGSTGGSKGGSRASLHSKVVVMDDRLLVVGSMNLDLRSQLQNSEVAIVIRNRAISAEATRLIEPTLASGAYRVELQDGQLVWRAPQGSQLKDTQVEPDASWGLKLMLKLIGPFAPDEML
- a CDS encoding creatininase family protein, which gives rise to MTPLPPRHWSTLKSPDFAQLDLARCIAVLPVAAVEQHGPHLPLNVDATLVDGVVEAALPHLPAAQPVLFLPTQSVGFSPEHTRFAGTLTLKAETVIRLWTEVAESVAQTGVKKLVLLNSHGGQVGLLDVVARDLRARLGMLVYSVNWFNLPLTGEDGKSVNDLFSAEEHRFGIHAGEIETSMMLALKPEQVDMAKAQNFHSTSQDRAARFSILGDGRSAKLAWQMQDYNPQGAVGNAAAATADKGRALLDAAGRSLAQLLVQIDQLPADTLSDKTAF